From the Lepidochelys kempii isolate rLepKem1 chromosome 2, rLepKem1.hap2, whole genome shotgun sequence genome, one window contains:
- the LOC140906094 gene encoding uncharacterized protein, producing MQSSSAQVTMMESQNRKRAPAWTEREVRDLIAVWGEESVLSELRSSFRNAKTFVKISQGMKDRGHNRDPKQCRVKLKELRQAYQKTREANSRSGSEPQTCRFYDELHAILGGSATTTPAVLFDSFNGDGGNTEAGFGDEEDEEEEEEVVDGSQQASGETGFPDSQELFLTLDLEPVPPEPTQGCLLDPAGREGTSAACVSMITGSSPSQRLVKLRKKKKRTRDEMFSELMLSSHTDRAQTNAWRQIMSECRKAQNDREERWRAEESKWRAEESKWRAEDRAEAQMWRQRDERRQDSMLRLLQDQTRMLQCMVELQQRQLEHRLPLLPLCNQPPSSPSSIASTPRRPRMRWGGLRPTSHSTTEDCPKKRRLSFNKF from the exons atgcagagctcatcagcacaggtgaccatgatggagtcccagaatcgcaaaagagctccagcatggaccgaacgggaggtacgggatctgatcgctgtttggggagaggaatccgtgctatcagaactccgttccagttttcgaaatgccaaaacctttgtgaaaatctcccagggcatgaaggacagaggccataacagggacccgaagcagtgccgcgtgaaactgaaggagctgaggcaagcctaccagaaaaccagagaggcgaacagccgctctgggtcagagccccaaacatgccgcttctatgatgagctgcatgccattttagggggttcagccaccactaccccagccgtgttgtttgactccttcaatggagatggaggcaatacggaagcaggttttggggacgaagaagatgaggaggaggaggaggaggttgtagatggctcacagcaagcaagcggagaaaccggttttcccgacagccaggaactgtttctcaccctagacctggagccagtaccccccgaacccacccaaggctgcctcctggacccagcaggcagagaagggacctctg ctgcatgtgtttcaatgatcacaggatcttctccttcccagaggctagtgaagcttagaaagaaaaaaaaacgcactcgcgatgaaatgttctccgagctcatgctgtcctcccacactgacagagcacagacgaatgcgtggaggcaaataatgtcagagtgcaggaaagcacaaaatgaccgggaggagaggtggagggctgaagagagtaagtggcgggctgaagagagtaagtggcgggctgaagacagggctgaagctcaaatgtggcggcagcgtgatgagaggaggcaggattcaatgctgaggctgctgcaggaccaaaccagaatgctccagtgtatggttgagctgcagcaaaggcagctggagcacagactgccactgctgcccctctgtaaccaaccgccctcctccccaagttccatagcctccacacccagacgcccaagaatgcggtgggggggcctccggccaaccagccactccaccacagaggattgcccaaaaaaaagaaggctgtcattcaataaattttaa